Proteins encoded in a region of the Dryobates pubescens isolate bDryPub1 chromosome 14, bDryPub1.pri, whole genome shotgun sequence genome:
- the LOC128897797 gene encoding feather beta keratin-like — translation MACYDRCRPCGPTPLANSCNEPCVRQCQDSRVFIQPSPVLVTLPGPILTSFPQSTAVGSSSGAALGTELNAQGQPISSGAFGYGYGYGYGLAGLGYGCGAARGGYLC, via the coding sequence ATGGCCTGCTACGACCGCTGCCGCCCCTGCGGACCCACCCCgctggccaacagctgcaacGAGCCCTGCgtcaggcagtgccaggactcCCGCGTCTTCATCCAGCCTTCCCCCGTGCTGGTCACCCTGCCAGGACCCatcctcacctccttcccccagagcaCCGCCGTCGGATCCtcctcaggggctgccctgggcaccgagCTCAACGCCCAGGGACAGCCCATCTCCTCCGGCGCCTTCGGCTACGGCTACGGCTACGGCTACGGCTTGGCTGGCCTGGGCTATGGCTGCGGCGCCGCAAGAGGCGGCTACCTCTGCTGA
- the LOC128897795 gene encoding feather beta keratin-like produces MACYDRCRPCGPTPLANSCNEPCVRQCQDSRVFIQPSPVLVTLPGPILTSFPQSTAVGSSSGAALGTELNAQGQPISSGAFGYGYGYGLAGLGYGCGAARGGYLC; encoded by the coding sequence ATGGCCTGCTACGACCGCTGCCGCCCCTGCGGACCCACCCCgctggccaacagctgcaacGAGCCCTGCgtcaggcagtgccaggactcCCGCGTCTTCATCCAGCCTTCCCCCGTGCTGGTCACCCTGCCAGGACCCatcctcacctccttcccccagagcaCCGCCGTCGGATCCtcctcaggggctgccctgggcaccgagCTCAACGCCCAGGGACAGCCCATCTCCTCCGGCGCCTTCGGCTACGGCTACGGCTACGGCTTGGCTGGCCTGGGCTATGGCTGCGGCGCCGCAAGAGGCGGCTACCTCTGCTGA